From Xenopus laevis strain J_2021 chromosome 7L, Xenopus_laevis_v10.1, whole genome shotgun sequence, one genomic window encodes:
- the vsig2.L gene encoding V-set and immunoglobulin domain-containing protein 2 has product MLQKILLSFSFGLIFFKEVVITVDVTIPESTVVGKTGSNVLLPCIYSSSPGSQFVLEWRFAPGNTAPSDGRQIYYYSDGKMYKPGSQSERLSISVTPPVTGIASIHLNNIISADTGSYVCQVNNPPDFSGTGSGIVKLIVQVPPSTPTCQLNGKAIAGSDATLMCSSAEGYPTPVYSWTFAGSKVSSFPSMMENERSGSLLITNISQANSGTYQCVATNDQGTATCELTVSVTNAADAGTIAGAVVGVLLAILLIVAVAIYILCYRGKQKKPLKPDYPGNEIREDAMSPGMHDGRRSSQTDSYLLNNATTRHENMVV; this is encoded by the exons ATGTTACAAAAAATTCTGCTAAGTTTTTCATTTGGTCTTATTTTCTTCAAAG AGGTTGTTATTACAGTGGATGTCACTATTCCAGAAAGCACTGTAGTGGGAAAGACTGGTTCAAATGTTCTCTTACCCTGTATATACAGTTCCAGCCCCGGTTCTCAGTTTGTTCTGGAATGGAGGTTTGCCCCAGGCAACACAGCACCATCAGATGGACGACAG ATTTATTACTATTCTGACGGAAAAATGTATAAACCTGGATCTCAGTCTGAAAGACTTAGTATATCCGTGACTCCACCGGTTACAGGAATTGCATCAATTCACTTGAATAATATTATATCCGCTGACACTGGTTCCTATGTGTGTCAAGTAAACAATCCACCGGATTTCAGTGGCACTGGATCAGGAATTGTGAAACTCATAGTTCAAG ttccaCCATCCACCCCAACATGCCAGTTGAATGGGAAAGCTATAGCTGGAAGCGATGCAACACTGATGTGCAGTTCCGCTGAAGGTTACCCAACTCCAGTTTATTCATGGACTTTTGCAGGATCCAAGGTATCATCCTTTCCTAGCATGATGGAAA ATGAAAGAAGTGGAAGCCTCCTTATCACCAATATTTCACAGGCCAATTCTGGAACTTACCAATGCGTGGCAACAAATGATCAGGGGACAGCAACATGTGAATTGACAGTTTCTGTTACAA ACGCTGCTGATGCCGGAACAATAGCAGGTGCTGTCGTGGGAGTTCTGTTGGCAATACTGTTGATTGTAGCTGTGgccatttatattttatgctaCAGAGGAAAACAGAAGAAGCCTCTGAAACCTGATTACCCTGGAAATGAAATAAG GGAAGATGCAATGTCACCGGGAATGCATGACGGTAGAAGATCCAGCCAAACAGACTCCTACCTTTTAAATAATGCAACCACGAGACATGAAAACATGGTTGTTTAA